From Populus trichocarpa isolate Nisqually-1 chromosome 19, P.trichocarpa_v4.1, whole genome shotgun sequence, a single genomic window includes:
- the LOC112325612 gene encoding germin-like protein subfamily 1 member 13 → MRSVHFLLAFVLLTLASSIASASDPSPLQDFCVAINDPKAAVFVNGKFCKDPKLATANDFSFSGLNIPRDTGNRVGSNVTLLNVDQIPGLNTLGISLARIDYAPNGGLNPPHTHPRATEILVVVEGTLYVGFVTSNPDNRFISKVLYPGDVFVFPFGLIHFQLNIAKTPAVVFAGLSSQNPGTITIANAVFGSDPLINPDVLAKAFHLDIKIVNYLQKLFGGNSE, encoded by the exons ATGAGAAGTGTTCATTTCCTACTAGCTTTTGTTCTCTTGACTCTGGCATCCTCAATTGCCTCTGCCTCTGACCCCAGTCCCCTTCAGGACTTCTGTGTAGCCATCAATGATCCCAAGGCTGCTG TGTTTGTAAATGGGAAATTCTGCAAGGACCCGAAGTTGGCGACAGCAAATGATTTCTCCTTTTCAGGACTCAACATTCCCAGAGACACAGGGAACCGAGTTGGATCAAATGTTACTCTCTTAAATGTAGATCAAATACCAGGGCTTAACACGCTCGGCATATCTTTGGCTCGCATTGACTATGCACCAAATGGTGGCTTAAACCCACCCCATACTCACCCTCGTGCCACAGAGATTCTAGTAGTCGTCGAAGGCACACTCTATGTTGGATTTGTCACATCAAACCCAGATAATCGTTTCATCAGCAAAGTCTTATACCCTGgagatgtttttgtgtttccatTTGGCCTCATTCACTTCCAACTCAATATTGCCAAAACCCCTGCAGTTGTCTTTGCTGGTTTAAGCAGCCAAAATCCTGGTACTATTACAATAGCAAATGCAGTGTTCGGGTCCGATCCTCTCATCAATCCTGATGTTCTTGCCAAGGCCTTCCATTTGGACATCAAGATAGTGAACTATCTTCAGAAACTGTTTGGAGGAAACAGTGAGTGA